One Gossypium hirsutum isolate 1008001.06 chromosome A11, Gossypium_hirsutum_v2.1, whole genome shotgun sequence genomic window carries:
- the LOC107958498 gene encoding uncharacterized protein, whose protein sequence is MAGDSNEQKYRMDDIFRLRTNKNGREKKENAGLKQTEKIHLDRKLLSRCMIWAICFDGLRKFSQCFCFPKLYSVDRLKIVFSVQLYCDVPVPPLILKLQAIMRKRDLCILMLSAFAIFFSLQHEGDFSFKEAWFHLSDEYPIKYEAERLPPPLVADLNGDGKIEILVATHDAKIQLLEPHARRVDEGFSVARLLAEVSLLPDKVRVASGRRPVAMATGVIDRTFKRSGPQKRVLVVVTSGWSVMCFDHNLKKLWENNLQDDFPHNAHHREIAVSISNYTLRHGDSGLVIVGGRMEMQPHIYLDPFEQIGMAERNAEQHRRSANEKEASENSGTVNLRHFAFYAFDGRKGVVRWSRKNENVEEHSSDPSQLIPQHNYKLDAQALNSRHPGEFECRQFRESILGVTPHHWDRREDTLLKLSHFKQHKRKSLKRVPGKARTYPFHKPDEHHLPGKDETKKISKLIGKAAKYAGSSKSKKHLPYIPTITNNTRLWWVPNVVVAHQKEGIEAVHLATGRTICKLHLQEGGLHADINGDGVLDHVQAVGANSGERTAVSGSMEVLRPCWAVATSGVPVREQLFSASICRHSPFNLFQHGEYYRSYGRSTNGGALEVATPILIPRSDGHMHRKKSHGYIIFLTSRGEVTAYSPGLDGHGAVWQWQIVTDATWSNLPSLSGMMEGGMIVPTLKPISLRVHDNQQMILAGGEKTAVIISPAGNILASVDLPTTPTHALITEDFSNDGLTDLILMTTTGVYGFVQKRHPGALFFSTLVGCLLVVMGVIFISQHLNSIKGKPRTSS, encoded by the exons ATGGCGGGGGATTCAAATGAGCAAAAATATCGAATGGACGATATTTTCAGATTAAGAACAAACAAGAATGGccgagaaaaaaaagaaaatgcagGCTTAAAGCAAACAGAAAAAATTCACTTGGACCGGAAATTGTTGTCGAGGTGTATGATTTGGGCCATTTGTTTTGATGGTCTCCGAAAATTCAGTCAATGCTTTTGTTTTCCTAAGCTCTATTCAGTTGATCGCCTCAAAATCGTTTTTTCAGTTCAACTCTACTGTGATGTCCCCGTTCCGCCATTGATCCTTAAACTCCAAGCTATCATGAGGAAAAGAGATTTATGTATTCTTATGCTTTCCGCTTTCGCCATATTCTTCTCTCTTCAG CACGAGGGAGATTTCTCGTTTAAGGAAGCATGGTTTCATTTGTCCGATGAATATCCAATCAAATACGAAGCTGAACGTCTCCCTCCACCTCTCGTCGCCGATCTAAATGGCGACGGAAAGATAGAAATCCTCGTTGCCACTCACGATGCTAAAATTCAG CTATTGGAACCACACGCACGACGGGTCGATGAAGGATTCAGTGTGGCGCGTTTACTGGCAGAGGTGTCTCTGTTGCCTGATAAGGTCAGGGTTGCTTCTGGTAGACGTCCGGTGGCAATGGCCACCGGTGTTATCGATCGAACTTTTAAAAGGTCGGGACCTCAGAAGCGGGTTCTGGTTGTTGTTACTTCGGGTTGGTCTGTTATGTGTTTCGACCATAACCTCAAAAAGTTATGGGAGAACAATTTGCAG GATGATTTTCCGCATAACGCTCACCATAGAGAGATAGCGGTTTCTATAAGCAATTACACCTTGAGGCATGGTGATTCTGGTTTAGTTATTGTTGGTGGGAGGATGGAAATGCAGCCCCAT ATATACCTAgatccttttgaacaaatcggGATGGCTGAACGAAATGCTGAGCAGCATAGAAGGAGTGCAAATGAGAAGGAG GCTTCTGAAAACTCTGGAACTGTGAATTTACGTCATTTTGCTTTTTATGCATTTGATGGACGAAAAGGTGTAGTTCGATGGTCTAGAAAGAATGAG AATGTTGAAGAACATTCTTCAGATCCTTCACAGTTAATTCCACAACATAACTACAAGCTTGATGCTCAAGCTCTCAACAGTCGTCATCCTGGTGAG TTCGAGTGCAGGCAATTCAGAGAATCAATCCTTGGAGTTACTCCACATCATTGG GATAGGAGAGAAGATACATTGTTAAAGTTGTCACATTTCAAGCAGCATAAAAGGAAATCATTGAAAAGAGTTCCCGGAAAGGCAAGAACCTATCCTTTTCACAAGCCGGATGAACACCATCTTCCAGGGAAGGATGAAaccaaaaaaatttctaaattgaTTGGAAAAGCTGCAAAATATGCTGGTTCATCAAAATCAAAGAAG CATTTGCCTTATATTCCAACCATAACAAATAACACTCGACTCTGGTGGGTTCCTAATGTTGTTGTAGCCCATCAAAAGGAAGGGATAGAAGCTGTTCATTTGGCAACTGGTCGAACTATATGCAAG CTTCATCTTCAAGAAGGCGGTCTCCATGCTGATATTAATGGAGATGGAGTCCTGGATCATGTTCAG GCTGTTGGAGCCAATAGTGGTGAGCGAACTGCTGTTAGCGGATCAATGGAGGTGCTGCGACCTTGTTGGGCTGTGGCGACCTCCGGAGTGCCTGTTAGAGAACAACTGTTTAGTGCTTCAATATGTCGTCATTCCCCTTTCAATTTATTTCAACATGGAGAGTACTATAGAAGTTATGGTCGAAGCACAAATGGTGGTGCTTTAGAAGTGGCAACACCCATTCTGATCCCTAGAAGTGATGGGCATATGCATCGCAAGAAGAGTCATGGCTACATTATTTTCTTGACTAGTCGAGGAGAG GTAACCGCATACTCTCCCGGCTTGGACGGGCATGGTGCCGTTTGGCAATGGCAGATCGTAACGGATGCTACATGGTCGAACCTTCCTTCACTTTCTGGTATGATGGAAGGCGGTATGATCGTTCCAACACTGAAACCGATCTCATTGCGAGTGCATGACAATCAACAAATGATCCTTGCGGGAGGAGAAAAAACAGCCGTAATTATTTCTCCTGCAGGAAATATTTTAGCATCAGTAGATCTTCCTACTACACCTACTCATGCCCTGATCACAGAGGACTTTTCGAACGACGGGCTAACCGACCTCATTCTCATGACAACTACCGGAGTATATGGTTTTGTCCAGAAGAGACACCCGGGTGCCCTATTCTTCAGCACTCTGGTTGGTTGCCTTTTAGTTGTGATGGGAGTAATCTTCATCAGTCAGCActtgaattcaatcaaaggtaaaccTCGTACTTCCTCTTAA
- the LOC107896823 gene encoding protein MICRORCHIDIA 2 isoform X1, with the protein MPPKVEKEHLNVVDIASSDDDGDAQTVARKQASSLGERQLRRNISSPEIPQSSGPITPPALPSGETLDSRSFWKAGNYVIGPTSKPALLEGALEHARVHPKFLHSNATSHKWAFGAIAELMDNAVDEIQHSATFIKVDKIDIKMDNSPGPALLFLDDGGGMDPVLLRKCMSLGYSSKKSNTTIGQYGNGFKTSTMRLGADVIVFSRSTRAGKATQSVGLLSYTFLRRTGQDDVIVPMIDFDISGHWAEPIIYSTHDDWSSNLKTILEWSPFSLKEDLLLQFDDIGPHGTKIIIYNLWLNDEGIYELAFDDDDEDIRLRDEALREATTKVLKKTVELQSHISYRLRYSLRAYASMLYLRKFNNFQIILRGKPVQQFNIADELQYPKVVTYKPQVAAGSKECSVETTIGFIKETPTNVSGFNVYHKNRLIRPFWKVKSDGSVIGNGVVGVLEADFIEPAHDKQDFERSSLFVRLENRLKQMVHEYWKGHCYLMGYQPPGFAAKQKKLLANQHNNSSNFPAGGKQDSRDEQPGLDVPDVVMPEGDLASTSVDQLCEENIQLFMRCEEKAQKEAELKQTIEELEKGLEDMRKKCAHLSSLLESKRKQKVT; encoded by the exons ATGCCTCCGAAGGTTGAAAAAGAGCATCTCAATGTTGTAGACATAGCTAGCAGCGACGATGACGGCGACGCTCAAACTGTCGCCAGAAAGCAAGCTTCCTCTCTCGGAGAACGACAACTTCGACGGAATATATCCAGTCCTGAAATACCACAGAGCTCAGGACCCATCACGCCGCCTGCACTACCCTCCGGTGAAACCCTAGACTCTCGAAGTTTCTGGAAGGCAGGGAATTATGTCATTGGCCCCACTTCCAAACCAGCTCTGCTTGAAG GTGCATTGGAGCATGCGCGTGTACACCCCAAGTTTCTTCATTCAAATGCGACGTCGCATAAGTGGGCGTTTGGAG CAATTGCAGAGCTAATGGACAATGCTGTGGATGAA ATTCAACATAGTGCAacttttataaaggttgataaAATCGATATAAAGATGGATAATTCTCCAGGTCCAGCTTTACTTTTTCTAG ATGATGGTGGTGGAATGGATCCTGTATTGCTACGGAAATGTATGAGCTTGGGTTATTCTTCtaagaaatcaaatacaacaattGGACAGT ATGGAAATGGATTCAAGACAAGTACCATGCGACTAGGTGCTGATGTTATTGTTTTCAGTCGGTCAACTAGAGCAGG CAAAGCAACACAGAGTGTGGGACTTCTATCTTATACTTTTCTACGCCGAACTGGACAGGATGATGTCATTGTTCCTATG ATTGATTTTGATATTTCTGGTCATTGGGCTGAGCCAATAATTTACAGCACGCACGATGATTGGTCTTCTAACTTGAAAACTATCTTGGAATGGTCTCCCTTTTCATTAAAGGAGGATCTACTGCTACAG TTTGATGATATTGGACCACAtggaacaaaaataataatatacaactTATGGCTGAATGATGAAGGCATATATGAACTGGcttttgatgatgatgatgag gaCATTCGACTGAGAGATGAAGCTCTTCGTGAAGCTACTACTAAAGTACTCAAAAAGACAGTTGAACTTCAATCCCATATTTCTTACCGCCTCCGGTATTCACTGAGG GCATATGCTTCAATGCTATACCTCAGAAAATTCAATAACTTCCAGATCATATTAAGGGGGAAACCTGTCCAGCAGTTCAATATCGCTGATGAGTTACAATATCCAAAGGTTGTAACATACAAACCCCAAGTAGCTGCTGGATCAAAAGAG TGTTCAGTGGAAACTACCATTGGATTTATAAAGGAGACCCCTACAAATGTTTCGGGATTTAATGTATACCATAAAAATCGCCTTATCAGG CCCTTCTGGAAAGTGAAAAGTGATGGCTCCGTGATAGGGAATGGTGTTGTTG GTGTTCTTGAAGCTGACTTTATAGAACCAGCACATGACAAACAGGATTTTGAGAGGTCTTCACTGTTTGTCCGGCTGGAAAATAGGCTAAAGCAGATGGTTCATGAGTACTG GAAAGGCCATTGTTACTTGATGGGCTATCAGCCTCCAGGTTTTGCTGCAAAGCAGAAGAAATTGTTAGCTAATCAGCATAACAATAGTTCTAATTTTCCAGCCGGTGGCAAGCAGGATTCAAGAGATGAACAACCAGGTCTTGATGTTCCTGATGTAGTCATGCCTGAAGGTGACCTGGCATCCACATCAGTTGATCAGTTATGTGAAGAGAACATACAACTTTTCATGAG GTGTGAAGAAAAAGCACAGAAGGAAGCTGAATTGAAACAAACG ATTGAGGAACTAGAGAAGGGGTTGGAAGATATGAGAAAGAAGTGTGCCCACCTTTCTTCACTCCTAGAGTCCAAACGTAAACAGAAggttacataa
- the LOC107896823 gene encoding protein MICRORCHIDIA 2 isoform X2, with protein sequence MPPKVEKEHLNVVDIASSDDDGDAQTVARKQASSLGERQLRRNISSPEIPQSSGPITPPALPSGETLDSRSFWKAGNYVIGPTSKPALLEGALEHARVHPKFLHSNATSHKWAFGDDGGGMDPVLLRKCMSLGYSSKKSNTTIGQYGNGFKTSTMRLGADVIVFSRSTRAGKATQSVGLLSYTFLRRTGQDDVIVPMIDFDISGHWAEPIIYSTHDDWSSNLKTILEWSPFSLKEDLLLQFDDIGPHGTKIIIYNLWLNDEGIYELAFDDDDEDIRLRDEALREATTKVLKKTVELQSHISYRLRYSLRAYASMLYLRKFNNFQIILRGKPVQQFNIADELQYPKVVTYKPQVAAGSKECSVETTIGFIKETPTNVSGFNVYHKNRLIRPFWKVKSDGSVIGNGVVGVLEADFIEPAHDKQDFERSSLFVRLENRLKQMVHEYWKGHCYLMGYQPPGFAAKQKKLLANQHNNSSNFPAGGKQDSRDEQPGLDVPDVVMPEGDLASTSVDQLCEENIQLFMRCEEKAQKEAELKQTIEELEKGLEDMRKKCAHLSSLLESKRKQKVT encoded by the exons ATGCCTCCGAAGGTTGAAAAAGAGCATCTCAATGTTGTAGACATAGCTAGCAGCGACGATGACGGCGACGCTCAAACTGTCGCCAGAAAGCAAGCTTCCTCTCTCGGAGAACGACAACTTCGACGGAATATATCCAGTCCTGAAATACCACAGAGCTCAGGACCCATCACGCCGCCTGCACTACCCTCCGGTGAAACCCTAGACTCTCGAAGTTTCTGGAAGGCAGGGAATTATGTCATTGGCCCCACTTCCAAACCAGCTCTGCTTGAAG GTGCATTGGAGCATGCGCGTGTACACCCCAAGTTTCTTCATTCAAATGCGACGTCGCATAAGTGGGCGTTTGGAG ATGATGGTGGTGGAATGGATCCTGTATTGCTACGGAAATGTATGAGCTTGGGTTATTCTTCtaagaaatcaaatacaacaattGGACAGT ATGGAAATGGATTCAAGACAAGTACCATGCGACTAGGTGCTGATGTTATTGTTTTCAGTCGGTCAACTAGAGCAGG CAAAGCAACACAGAGTGTGGGACTTCTATCTTATACTTTTCTACGCCGAACTGGACAGGATGATGTCATTGTTCCTATG ATTGATTTTGATATTTCTGGTCATTGGGCTGAGCCAATAATTTACAGCACGCACGATGATTGGTCTTCTAACTTGAAAACTATCTTGGAATGGTCTCCCTTTTCATTAAAGGAGGATCTACTGCTACAG TTTGATGATATTGGACCACAtggaacaaaaataataatatacaactTATGGCTGAATGATGAAGGCATATATGAACTGGcttttgatgatgatgatgag gaCATTCGACTGAGAGATGAAGCTCTTCGTGAAGCTACTACTAAAGTACTCAAAAAGACAGTTGAACTTCAATCCCATATTTCTTACCGCCTCCGGTATTCACTGAGG GCATATGCTTCAATGCTATACCTCAGAAAATTCAATAACTTCCAGATCATATTAAGGGGGAAACCTGTCCAGCAGTTCAATATCGCTGATGAGTTACAATATCCAAAGGTTGTAACATACAAACCCCAAGTAGCTGCTGGATCAAAAGAG TGTTCAGTGGAAACTACCATTGGATTTATAAAGGAGACCCCTACAAATGTTTCGGGATTTAATGTATACCATAAAAATCGCCTTATCAGG CCCTTCTGGAAAGTGAAAAGTGATGGCTCCGTGATAGGGAATGGTGTTGTTG GTGTTCTTGAAGCTGACTTTATAGAACCAGCACATGACAAACAGGATTTTGAGAGGTCTTCACTGTTTGTCCGGCTGGAAAATAGGCTAAAGCAGATGGTTCATGAGTACTG GAAAGGCCATTGTTACTTGATGGGCTATCAGCCTCCAGGTTTTGCTGCAAAGCAGAAGAAATTGTTAGCTAATCAGCATAACAATAGTTCTAATTTTCCAGCCGGTGGCAAGCAGGATTCAAGAGATGAACAACCAGGTCTTGATGTTCCTGATGTAGTCATGCCTGAAGGTGACCTGGCATCCACATCAGTTGATCAGTTATGTGAAGAGAACATACAACTTTTCATGAG GTGTGAAGAAAAAGCACAGAAGGAAGCTGAATTGAAACAAACG ATTGAGGAACTAGAGAAGGGGTTGGAAGATATGAGAAAGAAGTGTGCCCACCTTTCTTCACTCCTAGAGTCCAAACGTAAACAGAAggttacataa